The proteins below are encoded in one region of Aequorivita iocasae:
- a CDS encoding sensor histidine kinase, with protein MKRLFLTFFLLCFCSLVSTAQRYQFKKYKTEEGLVNNETFAILQDSQNRIWVSTTGGISCFNGKTFKNYTTEDGLVSNIVFSIFEDSKGRIWVGTLDNGISIIENGKITNPQGVDFDFLGSATYILEGSDGTIYIIFVKGIVTYKNGKLEYLLKGTEENQISGLQQAAWYDSNTLYLSSSQTGIFKMTLNPLKIENIYNEKDGINNICYSVFVDAKKDVWVGAYGELYKISKGTLTKFKFQQEDFDKNRIYGILEENENELFLSFEGNGFGIFNKHTGNLKIINEAQGLPSKYIYRAIKDTEGNHWMTSYGEGIIRYRDTAFKIYDDTQGLPSKSVNDIAEWDNELLMATNDGVFALDESQNIRLITRSGAIKNLFITPMGNLLYTTEKAVFEHTKSSHRPTLIDEGDYNLLFKDQNKTFLFGTDKIKVLAKDSTYYINSRRAITIVPIADRYILCKIAGLFQMNDRKTDTIPGLHPNLHNDFRSLDVINSNEVLAGNEKKLYHITLQNERFKIQTFDMGRFAYLKQFRALKVDGNNLWLAGRDMLLKVDLEFLLKKDSVVAKKYTTVSHFLENDIDFNSLFITADKTILATSLSGMLAFNEKAYLANTQPPKLNLSEILLFSEPLEDSLYRTNKGIVLPHQKNYLSFLMEAITFTNPENVHYKYRMKGLRDGNEWSQPTKNPIAVFSYLPPGDYTFEFIADNGDGVWQNEPFQYAFVITVPFWKTWFFWVSLLSISSLSVFLFYYFKNKAEQKRNEAYTHNLIKAQEEERTRVARELHDSVGQKLMLLSKKTKSNGNQEMEFLATNTLEELRAISRGLHPATLERLGPTAAIRNMVDEVDSNTNIFFTHEIDDIDAFLSREASLHLYRIIQEILNNMVKHAEAKAASVTIEKKDHSIEAVIVDNGKGFEISEKVKTSTSLGMKTLMERAKILHSKIDIKSQINKGTTITLIIPI; from the coding sequence CAAGGGGCGTATTTGGGTTGGTACGCTGGATAATGGCATAAGTATTATTGAAAACGGAAAAATCACGAACCCACAAGGCGTGGATTTTGACTTTTTGGGAAGTGCCACCTATATTTTGGAAGGGAGCGATGGCACAATTTATATCATTTTCGTAAAAGGTATAGTGACCTATAAAAACGGAAAACTGGAGTACTTGCTAAAAGGAACTGAAGAAAACCAAATCTCAGGACTACAGCAGGCAGCTTGGTATGATAGCAATACCTTATATCTAAGTTCATCACAAACGGGTATTTTCAAAATGACCCTTAACCCTCTAAAAATTGAAAATATTTACAATGAAAAAGACGGGATAAACAACATCTGCTACTCGGTTTTTGTGGATGCCAAAAAAGATGTCTGGGTGGGTGCTTATGGCGAACTCTACAAAATATCAAAAGGAACGCTTACGAAGTTTAAATTCCAACAAGAGGATTTTGACAAAAACCGTATTTATGGAATTCTCGAAGAAAATGAAAATGAGCTTTTTTTAAGTTTTGAAGGCAATGGCTTTGGAATATTCAATAAGCATACAGGTAATTTAAAAATCATAAATGAAGCCCAGGGCCTTCCCTCAAAATATATTTACAGAGCTATTAAAGATACCGAAGGCAACCATTGGATGACTAGTTATGGTGAGGGAATTATTCGTTACAGGGATACCGCTTTCAAGATTTATGATGATACACAGGGTTTGCCATCAAAATCAGTAAATGATATCGCGGAATGGGACAATGAATTGCTCATGGCCACAAATGATGGGGTGTTTGCTTTAGACGAATCTCAAAACATTCGGCTCATAACAAGAAGCGGTGCCATAAAAAACCTCTTTATTACACCCATGGGAAACCTCCTTTATACTACCGAAAAAGCTGTTTTTGAACACACTAAGAGCAGCCATAGACCTACATTAATAGATGAGGGAGATTACAACCTATTGTTTAAAGACCAGAATAAAACCTTCCTTTTTGGAACCGATAAAATTAAAGTTTTGGCAAAAGATTCCACATATTATATAAATTCCCGAAGAGCCATAACCATTGTACCTATCGCTGATCGTTATATTCTTTGCAAAATAGCAGGTCTGTTCCAAATGAACGATAGAAAAACAGACACCATTCCAGGACTTCACCCCAATTTGCACAATGACTTTAGGAGCTTGGATGTCATCAATTCAAATGAAGTACTGGCGGGAAACGAAAAAAAATTGTACCACATAACACTGCAGAACGAGCGTTTTAAAATTCAGACGTTTGACATGGGCCGCTTTGCCTACTTGAAACAATTTAGGGCATTGAAGGTTGATGGCAACAATTTATGGCTGGCTGGCAGAGATATGTTGTTAAAAGTTGATCTAGAATTTTTATTGAAAAAAGATAGTGTTGTGGCAAAAAAATATACCACTGTCTCCCATTTTTTGGAAAACGATATCGATTTCAATTCACTTTTTATTACGGCGGACAAAACCATTTTGGCCACTTCCCTCAGCGGAATGCTTGCCTTTAATGAAAAAGCATACCTTGCCAATACGCAGCCTCCAAAACTAAATCTTTCGGAAATTCTTTTGTTTTCAGAACCCTTGGAGGATAGCCTTTACAGAACCAACAAAGGCATTGTTCTCCCCCATCAAAAAAACTATTTAAGTTTTTTAATGGAAGCTATAACGTTTACAAACCCAGAAAACGTTCATTATAAATACAGAATGAAAGGACTTCGGGATGGAAATGAATGGTCGCAACCTACCAAAAACCCTATAGCAGTCTTTTCTTACCTTCCCCCGGGTGATTATACTTTTGAATTTATTGCCGATAATGGTGATGGTGTATGGCAAAATGAACCTTTTCAATATGCATTTGTGATAACTGTTCCGTTTTGGAAGACATGGTTTTTTTGGGTTTCTTTATTATCTATTTCATCATTAAGTGTTTTTTTATTTTACTATTTCAAAAACAAAGCAGAACAAAAAAGAAACGAAGCTTATACCCACAATCTCATCAAAGCCCAAGAAGAAGAACGTACGCGTGTTGCACGTGAGCTTCACGACAGCGTTGGACAAAAATTGATGCTGCTCTCTAAAAAAACCAAATCAAACGGCAACCAAGAAATGGAGTTTTTAGCGACTAATACCTTGGAAGAACTGCGTGCAATTTCGAGAGGTCTCCATCCTGCAACACTGGAACGCTTGGGCCCCACAGCTGCCATTCGAAATATGGTGGATGAAGTGGATTCTAATACAAATATTTTCTTTACCCATGAAATTGATGATATCGATGCTTTTTTAAGTAGAGAAGCATCATTACATTTGTATAGGATTATACAAGAAATTTTAAACAATATGGTAAAACATGCTGAAGCAAAAGCCGCTTCAGTTACCATTGAAAAAAAGGACCATAGCATTGAAGCCGTTATTGTAGATAATGGAAAAGGATTTGAAATTTCCGAAAAAGTAAAAACCAGTACGAGCCTCGGAATGAAAACCTTAATGGAACGTGCAAAAATTTTACACTCAAAAATTGATATAAAAAGTCAAATCAATAAAGGAACAACCATAACGCTAATTATCCCAATATAA
- a CDS encoding response regulator produces the protein MHEKSKISVVIADDHPMILKGLHDELQANNYTVLGQAANGMQALELILTHNPTIALLDIDMPLLTGFEVIKMSKQKGVDTKFIILSFHKDNEYISQAKALQINGYLLKEDSFSEIEDCIQCVLNGDVCFSRSFAPSSLASVSEELKKIKHLTSSEKTILKLVAEQLSSSEIAEKLFISVRTVEKHRSNIIMKLEIENITTNALTNWAYLHKNVIKEL, from the coding sequence ATGCATGAAAAGAGTAAGATTTCTGTTGTTATTGCAGATGATCATCCTATGATTTTAAAAGGATTGCATGATGAGTTACAAGCAAATAACTACACTGTTTTGGGCCAAGCGGCCAATGGCATGCAGGCACTGGAACTTATATTAACCCACAACCCAACCATTGCCTTACTTGATATTGACATGCCTCTTTTAACAGGTTTTGAAGTTATAAAAATGTCAAAACAGAAAGGTGTAGACACGAAGTTTATTATTCTCTCCTTTCACAAAGACAACGAATATATATCTCAGGCCAAAGCACTTCAAATAAATGGATATCTTTTGAAAGAAGACTCATTTTCTGAAATTGAAGACTGCATTCAATGTGTTTTAAACGGTGATGTTTGCTTCAGTCGTTCATTCGCCCCTTCTTCGCTTGCAAGTGTTTCCGAAGAATTAAAAAAAATAAAGCACTTAACTTCTTCTGAAAAAACGATTTTAAAGTTAGTAGCAGAACAATTGAGCAGCAGCGAAATTGCCGAAAAGCTTTTTATTTCCGTACGCACGGTAGAAAAACACCGGAGCAACATAATCATGAAGCTAGAAATTGAAAATATCACCACCAATGCCTTGACCAATTGGGCATATTTGCATAAAAATGTTATTAAAGAGCTTTAG